The genomic DNA AATCAGGGGAGAGAAGGAGTTCTTTTGCTCTTTTGCGCTCAAAATCAGCAAAGGTTCAGCCATGAACGATAGAGGAGAATAGCCATGAGATCTGTGAAAAGGGTCATCTTTACGGCAGTAGCTCTCGTTGCGCTATCAGGTTGGGCTTACAGTGGCAGCAGCGGAAGCCTCGGCGGCACTTCCGGAACTACGGGTTCAAGCTCCGGCAGCATGGGAACAGGTAGCGGAACGGGTGGCACCACCGGCGGAACAGGAGCCGACATCGGTACCGGAACAGGCGGGTCAACCGGGTCCGGCACATGGTCCGACACTGATACAGGCACAGGAACCGGCGGGACATCCGGTACGGGCACCGATATGGGTACCGGTACGGGAAGCGGAACAGATACAGACACCGGCGTTACAACCGGCACCGGCAGTGACACGGGCACAGGCACCGGCGGCACGACAGGTTCCGGTATCGACTCCGGAACAGACACAGGGACCGGTACGGGCAGTGATGTGGGAACCGGGACAGGCGGCACGACAGGTTCCAGCCCTCCGGACGACATGGACACGGGTCCGGGACTGACCCCGGGAACGGACATCGAAACAGACAGGAACGGTAGCGATGATGTCGGTACGGGCACAGGGGGAACTACAGGGAGCGGAACTGGAATGGATATCGGAACCGGCGGAACAACCGGATCCGGCACCGGCGGAGCTACGGGAACAGATCCGGGTAGCGACGTCAACGGCACCGGCAGCACGTCGGGCACAGGCACAAGCAGCGGAACACGTTAAACCCGTTACTGACCTGCGGCAATGGGAATTACCATTGCCGCTTTTTTGTCTTCCTGCCCGCCGCGCCAGAGATGCCAGCGGACGGAACCTCATTCGCGGAGCAGACGATGAAGCCTACGGAAAGGGAAAAGGCGAGAAAACGCCTCGACAGGCTGGCTTGGCTCACAGACAATTCCATTCCCCTACCGGGGCTCGATGCCAGAATCGGATTCGAACCCGTGATCGGCCTAATCCCCTGGTTCGGTGACGCCTTAGGGGCTATCCTCTCAGGTTACATCATTTCCGAAGCAGCCCGCCTCGGAGCGCCTAAGTCGGTCCTACTCAAGATGACCTTTAATGTTGCTGTCGATACACTGGTAGGTGCGCTCCCCGGACTCGGAGATCTCTTCGATTTCGTGTGGAAAGCCAATCAGCGCAATGTCCGTCTTCTTGAGAGGTACATCGAGAGGCCACGAAAGACGGTCGTCGCCAGCCGTCTATTCATGGCTTTTATCATTCTGCTCCTGGTGGCGTTAGTGGTGCTTACGGCACTGGCGGGGTTCTGGCTCGTGCAGGCACTCTGGCGGGCAGTTACCTGAAAGCCCGTCACTGAATAATCCACCCGCAGGCGGTGTCAGTGATGAAAAAGCAGCTCTGCAAAACACCCCAGCTTACCCGGACGGCCCGCTGAAGTGCCTCAGAGGCTGGAGTCCTGCTTGCCCGGCGCAGGCGACAGGCGGTGAGGATGCTGTTCCTGTTGAAGTTTCTGGGGCTGATTTGTCCTGCGAAGCGGCATCGTCCCCTCCAACTCCGGGCTTGTATCCGGTTCGAGGAGAGGAGCGGCGGGAGACTGGGCCGGGATTTCGCCGCCATGCTTCGGGCAGTAACCTGTCGGCTCCGTACCCGTCAGGAAGAATTCATCCCTTTTTTCCGAACACTCGGGAGCAGCAAGATAGCCTGTAGCCGGGTCGATCGTGGCGGTAACGACCCCCTCAGGACGTGTGAAGTCGGCAGCGGGTTTTCCGGCCAGTGCGCCCCGCATGAACCGCTCCCAGATCGGAGCGGCGACTGCCCCCCCAGTGAATCCCTTTCCTCCCGGCCTTGGTTTGTCGTAGCCGACCCAGACCCCCGTGACGACCTGCGGGGTGTAACCGATGAACCAGGCGTCGCGGTAATCGTCGGTTGTACCAGTCTTGCCTGCGGAGGGGCGCTCCCGGTTGAAGTTCTTGAGGCTCTTGGCAGTGCCGTGGATCATCACATCCTCCAGCATACGGGTGGTTACGTAGGCCGCCGCCGGGGAAAGGGCAGGTGTTTTGGAGGCAGGATTTTCCGTCCAGGTCTTCCGGTGGGTATCGTATATGCGGATGATGCTTCTTCCTTCGGTCCTGATGCCGCCATTGGCAAGCGGGGAATAGGCGGAAACGAGGTCGCTGAGGGTGACGTCCTGGGTTCCGAGGGCAAGCGAAAGATCGTAAGGAGCGCGAGGGGAGAGACCGACTCTTTCAGCCAGATCGGAGAAATCCTGCACCCCTACCGCCTCCAGCAGTTTCACCGCGATCACGTTGTTAGAGTAGGCCAGAGCCTGCCTGAGAGGAAGGTCGCCGTAGAGCTCCCGCCCGTAGTTCAGGGGCTTCCACGACTGGCTGTTCCCCCGGCTGTAGCTGACAGGGGTATCGTTCCAGATGCTGCCGGCAGTGATCCCCTTTTCGAGAGCAGCGGCATAGATGAAGGGCTTTATTGCTGAGCCTGCCTGCCGCCGGGCGTGAAATGCCCGGTTATAAGGATTCCTGGCGAAGTCGGTGCCTCCGACGGCCGCCAGAACGTCCCCGGTAGCCGGATCGAGACACAGCAGCGCCCCCTGTACATCGGCTGAGACACGCTTCAGACCGTCCCGCAACGTCTTCTCCGCGAGCTTCTGCAGGTTCAGATCAAGGGCCGCGGTTACTTCCAGCCCCCCCTGCTCGATAACCTGGGGACCAAAACGTTCGATCAGCTTGTTCCGGATGTGGGCCACATAGTACGGGGCCTGCCCCTGCCTTATAACGGAAGCCGGATGAGACCGCACCTTCTGCTTCTGCCGCGCGCTTAGCATTCCGACATCGACCATGCGGCTGAGGACGATATCCCTGCGCCGGGCTACCTCCTCCGGCTTTCCGAGGGGATTGTACCTGCCGGGGTTCTTGGGAATACCGGCAAGGATCGCACATTCGGATTCCGAAAGCTCCTGGGGGCTCTTGTCGAAGTAAATGCGGGCGGCCTGGGCGATTCCCCACGCGCCGTTCCCGTAGTAGATCTCGTTCAGATACATCTCGAGGATCTGTTTCTTGCTGTATTTGCGCTCGTACTCGAGGGCCATGCGGCCTTCGGTAAGCTTCCTGTCGATGGTCTTGACGCCGGAAAGGTGCCTGTTCTTGATGAGCTGCTGCGTGATGGTGGACCCCCCCTCCACGAGCTTACCCTTAACCACGTCCTTCACGAGCGCCCGCGCGATTCCGCGGATGTCGATTCCGTTATGCTCGTAGAACCGTGCGTCCTCGACGGCGACTACTGCATTCAGCAGAAAATCGGGAATCCGCTGTATGGGGACCCAGTACCTTTTCTCCGGGATGATCCGCCCGACAAACCGGCCTTCCCGATCGAAGACCTTGATGGAGGAGTACCGTGCCGGAAGTATCGGATGCGTCGCCACCGGCTCCTGGGAGACCCCCGACGAGGCTAGAAGAAGAAGCAGAACAAGGCAAACGGCAGCAGCTGAAATGGTTCTGGAACGCGATCGGAAACATGAGGCCAAGAGTTGTTACTCCACTTACTGATTGTAAAAGGGTGGACACAGGGGACGATCAGGCGTATCGGCTTCTGAGGATACAACGTTGTGCCAGACAGGTCAATTCGTTCAGTATGCCTGTCGCAGGGCCTACCTCAGCGCCTACGGTTCCAGGTACCCCTGATCCTGCAGCGCCGCAGTTGCTGCATGGTACCCGCACATCCCATGGACACCCCCACCCGGAGGGGTGCCGGAAGAGCAGAGATAAACACCCTTCAACGGTGTCCTGTAAGGGGAGAGGAGTGTCGGCCTCGCCAGGAACTGGCGGAGGTCCTGAACGCCGCCGTTTATGTCTCCACCTATGAAATTGGGGTCATACCGCTCGTACCCGGCGCAGTTCCTCGTGTGCCTGGCGATTATCAGCCTGCGGAATCCCGGAGCAAACCGCTCCACCTGGGCTTCTACCCGATCCGCCATGTCGAACGTTGAACCGTTTGGAACATGACAGTATGCCCATCCGACGTGCAGCCCCGCCGGCGCTCGGGTAGAATCCAGAAGAGAGGGCTGCACAAGGAGCACGAAGGGTCGTTCCGGATGCACTCCCCGCCAGACTTCCTGTTCACCTCTCGCCACCTCTTCCGCCGTCCCACCCAGGTGAACCGTCCCCGCCTTCCGGCACCCCTCCGCCGTCCAGGGAATAGGGCCGTTCAGCGCCCAATCGACCTTGAAGACTCCCGGGCCGTACCTGTACCGCTGCAGCCTGCGCCGGTAGCGTGGCGGAAGGAGAGTCCCGGCAAGCTCTGCCAGTTGCCTGGCCGTTACGTCGAGCATGACGACCTGCGCAGGCGGCAGCTCCCTGACTGATGTAATTCGCGCATCCGTGACAATGGTGCCGCCCAGGCTCCGCAAATATGAAGCCATCGCCCCGGTGACCGCCCGTGATCCCCCCTTTGCAACAGGCCACCCCGCGGTGTGCCCCAGAGAACCGAGTAGCAGTCCAAATGCAGCGGTAAGGAGCTGGTTGAGCGGAAGGAATGAATGCGCCGCCATCCCGGTGAAAAGTGCGCGCGCCGGCTTAGCCCGGAACGCGAGGCGGGCGAATAGCATTGCGGGGAGCACCGCTTTCATCCCGAAGAGAGCGAACTGCAACGGATAGCGTGGGAAATGGAGCGGAGCAAGGAGATCCGGAGCGAGGTGATCCCACTGCCGGGACAGAGGGTCCATAAGGCGACGGTACATCGCACCATCTGCACCCAGGCCTGCAGCAGTCTCGTCAATATCTCTGCAGAGAATAGCCGCCGTCCCGCCGTCCAGCGGATGTGCAAGCTGTACCTCGGGATAGACCCACTCCAGCCCATGCAGGTGAAGGGGAAGCGTGGCAAGAAAGGGGGATGCCACCGCTAGGGGATGAACAGCGGAACAGACATCGTGCAGGAACCCCGGAAGCGTCAGCTCCTCAGTCCGGGTCCCCCCGCCGATGCCGGGAGCCCCCTCCAAAACGGTTACCGGCATTCCGGCGTGCGCCAGCGTGATTGCAGCGGCAAGCCCGTTGGGTCCGGAACCGACAACAACTGCATTTCCAGCGGGACGAGCCGACATCGTGCTCCTCTCTTCCAATGGCGGTTAGTTCAAGTCTAGCAGAGTACAGGAGTTATCCGATCAAGCCGGTAAATAAGTAAATTAAAATTTTTGACGGATAATTGTCGCATAAAAAACCGGTGATATACTTCCTCCCTAACAACGGCAGTCCTGACGTCAATGATATGACTTAAGCTTTTATCCACCAAAGGAGGGTTCCCATGAAAAAATTCCGTACCTTGCTGCTCTCGGCAGCCGCTTCGGCCAGTATGGTCCTGGCCGCATCGGCCGCCCCACTCACCCCAGTTGAAGAGCTGGGGAAAAAGCTCTTTTTCGATCAGGGGCTTTCGAATCCGCCAGGTCAATCGTGCGCCTCGTGCCATGACCCGTCTGTAGGGTGGACAGGCCCTGATTCGGCAGTAAACTCAGCCGGCGCAGTCGAGCAGGGGGCAATCCCTACACGGTTCGGAAACAGGAAACCCCCCGCGTCTGCCTACGCCGGCTACAACCCCGTCCTTGCCTGGCACGGCGGCATGGGTGGCGGCGGCATGGGTGGCGGCGGCATGGGTGGCGGCGGCATGGGTGGAATGGTTCCCGGGTTCGTCGGCGNNNNNNNNNNCTACACGGTTCGGAAACAGGAAACCCCCCGCGTCTGCCTACGCCGGCTACAACCCCGTCCTTGCCTGGCACGGCGGCATGGGTGGAATGGTTCCCGGGTTCGTCGGCGGCCTTTTCTGGGATGGAAGGGCCACCGGATGGACACTGGGCGACCCCTTGGCGGAACAGGCGATGGGCCCATTCCTCAACCCCCTGGAAATGAACAACCCGAACGAGCGTCTCGTATGCAATAAAGTTCAGGGATCTGAGTACGCAGGCCTCTTCATCGGAGTCTGGGGTAACGGTTCGCTCAACTGCGCCAAAGACCCGAAAGGGGTATACAGGCGCATAGCGGAGTCGATTGCAGCTTACGAGAGGTCCACCGAGGTCAACCCCTTCAGCTCCAAGTTCGACCGGTTCTGGGACGCTGCTAAATCGGTGCGCCCGCCTGTGACGATGATCAACATGATGAACAAAAACAGGTTCAGGAACCTTGGCCTGGACGACATGGAACTGATGGGGCTTGCGGTATTCAACAGCAAAGGGAACTGCTCCAGGTGCCACCTGCTGCAACCGATGCATGGCAGCCCCTATCCACTTTTCACCGACTTCAGATACCACAACCTTGGAATCCCCAAGAACCCGCAGAACCCCTTCTACGACATGCCCAGGAAATGGAATCCCGACGGCGATGCGTGGGTGGATCCGGGTCTTGCGGGTTTCCTCGCAAAAGTGCCCCAGTATGCGGACAAGGCGGAAGAAAGTCTCGGAAAGCATCGAACGCCATCACTCAGAAACGTGGACAAGCGGCCGGAGGAGGGTTTTGTCAAAGCCTATGCACATAACGGATACTTCAAGAGCCTGATGCATATCATCCACTTCTACAACGTGCGTGACGTCGATCAGGACTGCAGCATCAGCACCAGCATGGGAATGCCCTGTGTCGATCCTCCCGAGGTGCCTCAGAACGTCAACACACAGGACCTCGGGAACCTGCAGCTGACCCAGCAGGAGGGAATGGCCCTGCTGCGCTTCCTGAAGACACTCTCCGACGAATGACAGTAACAAAGGGGGCCCCTGCGGGTCCCCTTTTTCACCTCTCCCCCGCGCTCAACTCGATCGTTCACCCCTTGCAAAACGAAGTTTTTACGGGAGAATTATAATTAACACAAAGCCCGTATCGCCGGTTTCCTGCCGTTGGCGGCAGTGTTCATTGATGCTACGGCACCAACAACAGAGAGGAGGTATGTCATGAAGAGGATTGCAATCGGAATAGCACTGAGCCTGGCTATGTCGGGAGCGGCGTTCGCGGCCGGGGAAGCGGCCAAGAACACCGGTTGCGGGTTCGGCACGTTGCTCTGGGAAAACAAGGCTGATAATTCGTCCCTGTTTCAGGCTTTCCAGGCGACAACCAACGGCAGCTCAGGCAGCCAGACCTTCGGCATTTCGTCGGGCACCCTCAACTGCGATCAACCG from Geobacter sp. DSM 9736 includes the following:
- a CDS encoding cytochrome-c peroxidase, whose protein sequence is TRFGNRKPPASAYAGYNPVLAWHGGMGGMVPGFVGGLFWDGRATGWTLGDPLAEQAMGPFLNPLEMNNPNERLVCNKVQGSEYAGLFIGVWGNGSLNCAKDPKGVYRRIAESIAAYERSTEVNPFSSKFDRFWDAAKSVRPPVTMINMMNKNRFRNLGLDDMELMGLAVFNSKGNCSRCHLLQPMHGSPYPLFTDFRYHNLGIPKNPQNPFYDMPRKWNPDGDAWVDPGLAGFLAKVPQYADKAEESLGKHRTPSLRNVDKRPEEGFVKAYAHNGYFKSLMHIIHFYNVRDVDQDCSISTSMGMPCVDPPEVPQNVNTQDLGNLQLTQQEGMALLRFLKTLSDE
- a CDS encoding NAD(P)/FAD-dependent oxidoreductase; its protein translation is MSARPAGNAVVVGSGPNGLAAAITLAHAGMPVTVLEGAPGIGGGTRTEELTLPGFLHDVCSAVHPLAVASPFLATLPLHLHGLEWVYPEVQLAHPLDGGTAAILCRDIDETAAGLGADGAMYRRLMDPLSRQWDHLAPDLLAPLHFPRYPLQFALFGMKAVLPAMLFARLAFRAKPARALFTGMAAHSFLPLNQLLTAAFGLLLGSLGHTAGWPVAKGGSRAVTGAMASYLRSLGGTIVTDARITSVRELPPAQVVMLDVTARQLAELAGTLLPPRYRRRLQRYRYGPGVFKVDWALNGPIPWTAEGCRKAGTVHLGGTAEEVARGEQEVWRGVHPERPFVLLVQPSLLDSTRAPAGLHVGWAYCHVPNGSTFDMADRVEAQVERFAPGFRRLIIARHTRNCAGYERYDPNFIGGDINGGVQDLRQFLARPTLLSPYRTPLKGVYLCSSGTPPGGGVHGMCGYHAATAALQDQGYLEP
- a CDS encoding transglycosylase domain-containing protein; protein product: MSAAAVCLVLLLLLASSGVSQEPVATHPILPARYSSIKVFDREGRFVGRIIPEKRYWVPIQRIPDFLLNAVVAVEDARFYEHNGIDIRGIARALVKDVVKGKLVEGGSTITQQLIKNRHLSGVKTIDRKLTEGRMALEYERKYSKKQILEMYLNEIYYGNGAWGIAQAARIYFDKSPQELSESECAILAGIPKNPGRYNPLGKPEEVARRRDIVLSRMVDVGMLSARQKQKVRSHPASVIRQGQAPYYVAHIRNKLIERFGPQVIEQGGLEVTAALDLNLQKLAEKTLRDGLKRVSADVQGALLCLDPATGDVLAAVGGTDFARNPYNRAFHARRQAGSAIKPFIYAAALEKGITAGSIWNDTPVSYSRGNSQSWKPLNYGRELYGDLPLRQALAYSNNVIAVKLLEAVGVQDFSDLAERVGLSPRAPYDLSLALGTQDVTLSDLVSAYSPLANGGIRTEGRSIIRIYDTHRKTWTENPASKTPALSPAAAYVTTRMLEDVMIHGTAKSLKNFNRERPSAGKTGTTDDYRDAWFIGYTPQVVTGVWVGYDKPRPGGKGFTGGAVAAPIWERFMRGALAGKPAADFTRPEGVVTATIDPATGYLAAPECSEKRDEFFLTGTEPTGYCPKHGGEIPAQSPAAPLLEPDTSPELEGTMPLRRTNQPQKLQQEQHPHRLSPAPGKQDSSL
- a CDS encoding DUF4112 domain-containing protein encodes the protein MKPTEREKARKRLDRLAWLTDNSIPLPGLDARIGFEPVIGLIPWFGDALGAILSGYIISEAARLGAPKSVLLKMTFNVAVDTLVGALPGLGDLFDFVWKANQRNVRLLERYIERPRKTVVASRLFMAFIILLLVALVVLTALAGFWLVQALWRAVT
- a CDS encoding cytochrome-c peroxidase, with the protein product MKKFRTLLLSAAASASMVLAASAAPLTPVEELGKKLFFDQGLSNPPGQSCASCHDPSVGWTGPDSAVNSAGAVEQGAIPTRFGNRKPPASAYAGYNPVLAWHGGMGGGGMGGGGMGGGGMGGMVPGFVG